One Sphingomonas sp. JUb134 DNA segment encodes these proteins:
- a CDS encoding four-helix bundle copper-binding protein: MMIERRELLMAGAGLAAAGTLAVPAAGQQHPMEGMAMSMTDCIDDCVASHRMCLETATWLTKRGGASATASLIAMLNDCAELCQASANSMLRESPLHTILCRACADACERCARECLSHVVDERMKRCSATCKDCAASCRMMADMAS; the protein is encoded by the coding sequence ATGATGATCGAGAGACGCGAATTGCTGATGGCCGGCGCCGGCCTTGCCGCCGCTGGAACGCTGGCTGTGCCGGCGGCGGGGCAGCAGCATCCAATGGAAGGGATGGCGATGTCGATGACGGACTGCATCGACGATTGCGTGGCTTCGCACCGCATGTGCCTGGAGACCGCCACCTGGCTGACCAAGCGAGGCGGCGCGTCAGCCACGGCGTCGCTGATCGCCATGCTGAACGACTGTGCGGAACTGTGCCAGGCGTCCGCCAACTCGATGCTGCGCGAATCCCCCCTCCATACCATCCTGTGTCGCGCCTGCGCTGACGCCTGCGAACGATGTGCGCGGGAATGCCTGAGCCACGTCGTGGACGAGCGGATGAAGCGTTGCTCGGCTACCTGCAAGGACTGCGCCGCCAGCTGTCGGATGATGGCGGACATGGCGAGCTGA
- a CDS encoding 2Fe-2S iron-sulfur cluster-binding protein, which produces MSRRISLRRLSLGCAIALSLSASAGAQEGGDHAAHHGAGMPAGGGMSAPAEPGSSDMAKMMNPMMDRMINGEGENEHGHESRRTGFISQLLAFPALDEAARQRVAAQAGERVSTGLAMINAASADGARATTVSARLDAARRLREGTDLFRSGTAAQGAIGGLQPPREVGLAWLRDQLDIDQAAPGHAGHWFGISPSHLLLMLFLGLVSATLIALQIFRLRRIGAIAGGVATAKVPAKPEPTAAPPATRVAPAPAPVADSAGLAPSNAAAPGGASLRKPKSWAGQLRVVQIVRETPSVLTFRLADPAADRLPFDFLPGQFLQVEVEPEAGKTARRSYTIASSPTQRAYVELTVKREEQGVVSRHLHDKVVADDLLKVSGPFGAFTFTGTDAQSIVLIAGGVGITPMMSVLRYLTDTAWKGDIFFFYGARSTEEFVFRDELERLERRFPNLHVVAAMQRAPGTVWMGPEGPITREMILAAVPEIASRRIHMCGPPAMMGAMRGVLAELGVPEAQLHTEAFGPASLPADHEDLEVKPAPAPADKPAPSAEVAPSTVTFSVSGVSAALPADETVLEAAEGAGVEIPYACRAGTCGACVVKLLQGEVTMEVESGLAPADKAQGYVLACQAKGTGTPLVVEA; this is translated from the coding sequence ATGTCCAGGCGGATCAGCCTTCGACGCTTGAGCCTCGGCTGCGCAATCGCTCTCAGCCTGTCCGCGAGCGCGGGCGCGCAGGAGGGCGGGGATCATGCCGCGCATCATGGCGCAGGCATGCCGGCCGGCGGGGGCATGTCCGCACCGGCAGAGCCGGGGTCGTCGGACATGGCGAAGATGATGAACCCCATGATGGATCGCATGATCAATGGGGAAGGGGAGAATGAGCACGGCCACGAATCGCGCCGGACCGGCTTCATCTCGCAGCTGCTCGCCTTTCCCGCGCTCGACGAAGCGGCAAGGCAGCGGGTCGCTGCGCAGGCTGGCGAACGGGTAAGCACGGGCCTGGCGATGATCAACGCCGCCTCGGCCGACGGCGCGCGTGCAACCACGGTCTCAGCCCGGCTCGATGCGGCGCGGCGCCTGCGCGAGGGAACCGACCTGTTCCGCTCCGGCACCGCCGCGCAGGGCGCGATCGGCGGCTTGCAGCCGCCCCGGGAGGTCGGGCTTGCCTGGCTGCGCGATCAGCTCGACATCGACCAGGCCGCGCCCGGCCATGCCGGTCACTGGTTCGGCATCTCGCCCTCGCACCTGCTTCTCATGCTGTTCCTGGGGCTGGTGAGCGCCACGCTGATCGCGCTGCAGATCTTCCGCCTGCGGCGGATCGGAGCGATCGCCGGCGGTGTCGCCACCGCCAAGGTTCCAGCAAAACCGGAGCCGACGGCTGCCCCTCCCGCTACCAGGGTTGCGCCCGCGCCTGCACCCGTTGCCGACAGCGCTGGGCTCGCGCCGAGCAATGCGGCCGCACCCGGTGGGGCTTCGCTGCGCAAGCCCAAAAGCTGGGCGGGGCAGCTGCGCGTGGTCCAGATCGTGCGAGAGACGCCGAGCGTGCTGACCTTCCGGCTCGCGGACCCGGCCGCCGACCGGCTGCCGTTCGACTTCCTGCCGGGCCAGTTTCTGCAGGTTGAGGTAGAGCCCGAAGCGGGCAAGACCGCGCGCCGTTCCTACACGATCGCCTCTTCGCCGACCCAGCGGGCCTATGTCGAGCTGACGGTCAAGCGCGAGGAGCAGGGCGTGGTCTCGCGACATCTGCACGACAAGGTCGTCGCCGACGATCTGCTGAAGGTCAGCGGACCGTTCGGCGCCTTCACCTTCACGGGAACGGATGCGCAGAGCATCGTGCTGATCGCGGGCGGGGTCGGCATCACCCCGATGATGTCGGTGCTGCGCTATCTCACCGACACCGCGTGGAAGGGCGATATCTTCTTCTTCTACGGCGCACGGTCGACCGAGGAATTCGTGTTCCGCGACGAGCTCGAGCGGCTCGAACGCCGCTTTCCCAACCTCCATGTCGTCGCCGCGATGCAGCGCGCGCCCGGCACCGTCTGGATGGGCCCCGAAGGGCCGATCACCCGCGAGATGATCCTGGCTGCGGTGCCGGAGATCGCGAGCCGGCGGATCCATATGTGCGGCCCGCCGGCGATGATGGGCGCGATGCGCGGCGTGCTGGCGGAGCTCGGCGTCCCCGAAGCGCAGCTGCACACCGAGGCGTTCGGTCCGGCCTCGCTGCCGGCCGACCACGAGGATCTCGAGGTCAAGCCCGCGCCCGCGCCAGCGGATAAGCCGGCCCCGAGCGCCGAGGTGGCGCCGAGCACGGTGACCTTCTCCGTGTCGGGGGTGTCGGCGGCCTTGCCCGCGGACGAGACCGTGCTGGAGGCGGCCGAGGGCGCGGGCGTCGAGATCCCCTATGCCTGCCGTGCGGGCACATGCGGCGCCTGTGTCGTCAAGCTACTGCAGGGCGAGGTGACGATGGAGGTCGAGTCCGGCCTTGCGCCCGCCGACAAGGCGCAAGGCTATGTGCTCGCGTGCCAGGCGAAGGGAACGGGCACGCCACTCGTGGTCGAAGCCTGA
- a CDS encoding DUF1622 domain-containing protein: MITIEADWLSAFFRLAVIGLELAGTLTILVGAGLATFLFARRARAGDRTEAYSAFRSALGRSILLGLEFLVAGDIVKSLVINPTLDDLIVLAGLVLVRTFLSISLGVEINGHWPWEETRMAREKARAAWDGSPATAEAAGCGTALKG, encoded by the coding sequence ATGATCACCATTGAGGCCGACTGGCTGAGCGCCTTCTTCCGGCTCGCGGTGATCGGCCTGGAACTGGCGGGTACGCTGACCATCCTGGTCGGCGCGGGGCTCGCAACCTTTCTGTTTGCGCGGCGGGCGAGGGCGGGCGACCGGACCGAGGCCTATAGCGCGTTCCGCTCGGCGCTCGGCCGCAGCATCCTGCTCGGCCTGGAATTCCTGGTCGCCGGCGACATCGTCAAGTCGCTGGTGATCAACCCGACGCTCGACGATCTCATCGTGCTGGCAGGGCTGGTGCTGGTGCGGACCTTCCTGAGCATCTCGCTCGGGGTCGAGATCAACGGCCACTGGCCTTGGGAGGAAACCCGGATGGCGCGGGAGAAGGCACGCGCGGCGTGGGATGGGTCGCCTGCGACGGCTGAGGCCGCCGGATGCGGTACAGCGCTCAAGGGATAG
- a CDS encoding HAD-IIB family hydrolase — protein MKRLAAFDLDGTLALSKQPLDDEMADLLTRLLDVTMVAIISGGDWPQFEKQVVSRMPARARLDNFIIQPTTGTKLYRHADGQWTRIYADLFTGDESQRIREALTKAVEQAGYANENIWGEQIEDRGSQITFSALGQQAPLEAKDTWDPDHAKRKKLQALLQPLLPGFAINIGGATSIDITREGIDKAYGLKRLSEQTGVALDEMIFFGDAIFPGGNDYPAKHLGLDTVRVRDVAETKSVVGAIAAWLV, from the coding sequence ATGAAGCGACTGGCCGCTTTCGACCTCGACGGAACGCTCGCGCTCAGCAAGCAGCCGCTCGACGATGAAATGGCGGATCTGCTTACCCGCCTGCTCGACGTGACGATGGTAGCGATCATCTCCGGAGGCGACTGGCCGCAATTCGAGAAACAGGTGGTGTCACGCATGCCTGCCCGGGCGCGGCTCGACAATTTCATCATCCAGCCGACCACGGGCACCAAGCTCTATCGTCACGCCGACGGCCAATGGACGCGTATCTATGCCGATCTGTTCACCGGCGACGAAAGCCAGCGCATCCGCGAAGCACTGACCAAGGCGGTCGAGCAGGCGGGCTATGCAAACGAGAACATCTGGGGCGAGCAGATCGAGGATCGCGGCAGCCAGATCACATTCTCCGCGCTCGGTCAGCAGGCGCCGCTCGAGGCCAAGGACACGTGGGATCCGGATCACGCCAAGCGCAAGAAATTGCAGGCCCTGCTCCAGCCGTTGCTGCCAGGCTTTGCCATCAATATCGGCGGGGCGACATCGATCGACATCACCCGCGAAGGCATAGACAAGGCCTATGGCCTTAAGCGCCTTTCCGAGCAGACCGGCGTCGCACTCGACGAGATGATCTTCTTCGGTGACGCGATCTTCCCGGGCGGAAATGATTATCCGGCCAAGCACCTCGGGCTGGATACCGTGCGAGTCCGCGACGTTGCCGAAACCAAGTCGGTGGTTGGCGCGATCGCTGCCTGGCTGGTCTAG
- a CDS encoding heavy metal-responsive transcriptional regulator has product MGNFKIGELAAAAGVGRDTIRYYERMGLLREPARTAAGYRLYDATDLERVNFIRSAQELGFTLEQARKLLALRASDTAHAQAVLDITLAKIADAEARLERLSDIRDMLRMLADECPGEVPVSDCPILAFLTARRKDQQHNKKLQAAQDERSSLAKGVLS; this is encoded by the coding sequence ATGGGCAATTTCAAGATCGGCGAACTCGCCGCCGCCGCGGGCGTGGGCCGCGACACGATCCGCTATTATGAGCGGATGGGCTTGCTGCGCGAGCCCGCGCGCACGGCGGCGGGCTACCGGCTCTACGACGCGACCGACCTCGAGCGCGTCAATTTCATCCGCTCGGCGCAGGAGCTTGGCTTCACACTCGAGCAGGCCCGGAAGTTGCTGGCGCTCAGGGCGTCGGACACCGCGCATGCCCAGGCCGTGCTCGATATCACGCTCGCCAAGATCGCGGATGCCGAAGCCCGGCTCGAGCGCCTGTCCGATATCCGCGACATGCTGCGGATGCTCGCCGATGAATGCCCGGGTGAAGTACCCGTCTCCGATTGCCCGATCCTCGCCTTCCTGACGGCGCGGCGGAAAGACCAGCAGCATAACAAGAAACTTCAGGCAGCGCAGGACGAACGATCATCACTAGCGAAAGGGGTTTTGTCATGA
- a CDS encoding HAD hydrolase family protein: MPWRGRSATCPMTCPLLVRTGLSIAMGKTPEEIRSAAHYISTSNDKDGIADAIDAFLLPLVGDHHEATGRFRPRRNARAQQAAARR, translated from the coding sequence ATGCCCTGGCGCGGGCGCTCGGCCACATGCCCAATGACCTGCCCTTTGCTCGTGCGCACCGGGCTATCGATCGCCATGGGCAAGACGCCTGAGGAGATCCGTAGCGCAGCGCACTACATTTCAACCAGCAACGACAAAGATGGCATCGCCGATGCCATCGACGCATTTCTGCTGCCGCTTGTGGGAGATCATCATGAAGCGACTGGCCGCTTTCGACCTCGACGGAACGCTCGCGCTCAGCAAGCAGCCGCTCGACGATGA